The Catharus ustulatus isolate bCatUst1 chromosome 16, bCatUst1.pri.v2, whole genome shotgun sequence genome window below encodes:
- the CHST12 gene encoding carbohydrate sulfotransferase 12, with protein MTKARLLRLSVVLVSIFMILLIIVYWDNVGTAHFYLHTSFSRPRSPGAIAAGEDWETLPDVDEFLAKLLSSSLKQNSSIPRKTEQLLVQGSNKPMVSNLEENVRGYDWSTHKDRNSLDQEKLQVERQRTLREFCANSSFTFPTKERSFDDIPNYELNHLIVDDRHGVIYCYVPKVACTNWKRVMIVLSESLLDQGVPYRNPLDIPREHVHNTSTHLTFNKFWRRYGKFSRHLMKIKLKKYTKFLFVRDPFVRLISAFRSKFELENEDFYRRFAIPMLKLYSNHTNLPTSVSEAFGAGLKVSFSDFIQYLLDPRTEKMAPFNEHWRQVYRLCHPCQIDYDFIGKLETLDEDAAYLLQLLKVDRLLRFPPSYRNRTASSWEDNWFAKIPLAWRQQLYKLYEADFVLFGYPKPENLLKD; from the coding sequence ATGACCAAAGCGCGGCTCCTTCGTCTGTCTGTGGTGCTGGTCTCCATCTTCATGATCCTCCTGATTATTGTGTACTGGGACAACGTGGGCACAGCTCACTTCTACCTGCACACGTCCTTCTCCAGACCCCGCTCCCCAGGAGCCATCGCAGCAGGTGAGGACTGGGAAACCTTGCCAGATGTAGATGAATTTTTGGCAAAGCTGCTTAGTTCGAGCCTGAAACAGAACAGCTCTATCCCCCGAaagacagagcagctcctcGTGCAGGGCTCCAACAAGCCCATGGTGAGTAACTTGGAGGAGAACGTGCGGGGCTATGACTGGTCTACACACAAGGACAGGAACAGCTTGGACCAAGAGAAGCTGCAGGTAGAGAGGCAGAGAACATTGCGGGAGTTTTGTGCCAATTCCAGCTTCACCTTCCCCACCAAGGAGCGCTCCTTCGATGACATTCCAAACTACGAGCTCAACCACCTGATCGTGGATGACCGCCACGGCGTCATCTACTGCTACGTGCCCAAGGTGGCCTGCACCAACTGGAAACGTGTGATGATCGTGCTGAGTGAGAGCCTGCTGGACCAGGGAGTGCCCTACAGGAACCCTCTGGATATCCCCAGGGAACACGTCCACAACACCAGCACCCACCTGACCTTCAACAAATTCTGGCGCCGCTACGGGAAGTTCTCCCGGCACCTGATGAAGATCAAGCTGAAGAAATACACCAAGTTCCTCTTTGTACGAGACCCCTTTGTGCGCCTCATCTCTGCCTTTCGCAGCAAATTCGAGCTGGAGAACGAGGACTTCTACCGGCGTTTCGCCATCCCCATGCTAAAGCTCTACTCCAACCACACCAACCTCCCCACTTCCGTTAGCGAGGCCTTCGGGGCAGGCCTCAAAGTCTCCTTTTCTGACTTCATCCAGTACTTACTGGATCCCAGGACAGAGAAGATGGCCCCCTTCAATGAGCACTGGAGGCAGGTTTACCGGCTGTGCCACCCGTGCCAGATAGACTATGATTTCATCGGGAAGCTCGAGACGCTGGATGAGGATGCTGCTTATTTATTGCAGCTCCTCAAAGTGGACAGGCTGCTTCGCTTCCCACCCAGCTACAGGAACAggactgccagcagctgggaagatAACTGGTTTGCCAAAATCCCACTGGcttggaggcagcagctctACAAGCTTTATGAAGCAGATTTTGTACTCTTTGGCTATCCCAAGCCAGAAAACTTGCTTAAAGACTGA